One window from the genome of Streptomyces sp. NBC_00287 encodes:
- a CDS encoding IS5 family transposase, producing the protein MNETRPLAVRERHYPSDTTDAEWAVLEPLLPVPACALPTGCRPEKHPRRNVVDAIRYVNDNGVKWRAVPVDFGIPWRTVYGLFQRWRASGDLARIHAELHQMVRVHDGLNPRTVAVILDSQSVKGAETVGQDSRGFDGGKLINGRKRHLAVDMRGMALAVMVTPASPHDSIPARDQLFRLRLTHPEVAVAWADSAYGGTLVDRSHSFLGITLKTVPRRKDQDGFAVLAKRWRVERAISWIMRARRNVRDYERLVSHSEAHITWTFITLMVRRLTRPPRPPRTTPHPVEPVKAAGKPKPIRLRMQQPQTIRLAPTTLR; encoded by the coding sequence GACTCGACCGCTGGCCGTGCGCGAGCGGCACTACCCCAGTGACACCACGGATGCCGAATGGGCCGTCCTCGAACCGCTGCTACCGGTCCCGGCCTGCGCGTTGCCCACGGGCTGCCGCCCTGAGAAACATCCGCGCCGTAACGTGGTGGATGCCATACGGTATGTGAACGACAACGGCGTGAAGTGGAGGGCCGTTCCTGTCGACTTCGGGATCCCTTGGCGCACGGTCTACGGGCTTTTCCAGCGATGGCGGGCGAGCGGGGACCTGGCCCGCATCCACGCCGAGCTGCACCAGATGGTCCGTGTTCACGACGGGCTCAATCCCCGCACCGTCGCGGTGATCCTGGACTCCCAGTCCGTCAAGGGCGCCGAGACGGTGGGCCAGGACAGTAGAGGGTTCGACGGCGGGAAGTTGATCAACGGCCGGAAGCGGCACCTGGCCGTTGACATGCGCGGCATGGCTCTGGCCGTGATGGTCACCCCTGCCTCGCCGCACGACAGTATCCCCGCCCGCGACCAGCTGTTCCGTCTGCGTCTGACCCATCCCGAAGTCGCCGTCGCCTGGGCGGACTCCGCCTACGGCGGAACCCTCGTCGACCGGTCCCACTCCTTCCTCGGCATCACCCTCAAGACGGTGCCCCGCCGCAAAGACCAGGACGGATTCGCCGTCCTCGCCAAGCGGTGGCGAGTCGAGCGCGCCATCTCGTGGATCATGAGAGCCAGGAGAAACGTCCGCGACTATGAGCGACTTGTCTCCCACAGTGAGGCCCACATCACCTGGACCTTCATCACCCTCATGGTCCGCCGCCTCACCCGACCTCCCCGACCACCGCGCACCACGCCACACCCCGTCGAACCGGTGAAAGCGGCCGGCAAGCCCAAGCCCATACGCCTCCGGATGCAGCAGCCACAGACGATCCGACTGGCCCCCACCACCTTGCGCTGA